tattctATGTGTAAAGGGATACTTATATTAGTGAGTTAGCGGTGTATAATACACGAAACATTAGAATTTGATGAATTCGATTGAGTAAGCAAAAAACTAAGGAATATGCAGGATTTATTAGACAATCCTAACCCTCTATCACCTGCGCAGGCGGAACCATACCTTTTATTCGTGAAAAACCGCGATGCCTACAACGCTAGAGTGCGTAAGCAAGCTTTAGAAAATGTCCCAGCCGCATTCAACTGAGTTTTCAAAGACCATAAGACCCCTACCGGCTACTTTATTTATTAAGCTTACGTATGCTTTATGCGGCATATTTGTCGTTAAATGAACTAAATTTATGAAAGAGTTACTTCACTTAATTTTATAGAATGAAAATATGGTATAAATTGTTATATAAGGATTCTATAAGCACGTTTGTTATGCTACCGGATATTTAAAAACTTATGCGGAATACATAAACTTTTATTAGCGACCCAAAACACTAACGATAAAGAGTCCCTAGTTTGCAATACTACTTATTAGTAAATAGTGATACCTTGAGTCAATGTGGTAGATATGAggtttttaaaataaaaattactgatttaacatataataaataaagTAGCCGGTAGGGGTCTTATGGTCTTTGAAAACTCAGTTGAATGCGGCTGGGACATTTTCTAAAGCTTGCTTACGCACTCTAGCGTTGTAGGCATCGCGGTTTTTCACGAATAAAAGGTATGGTTCCGCCTGCGCAGGTGATAGAGGGTTAGGATTGTCTAATAAATCCTGCATATTCCTTAGTTTTTTGCTTACTCAATCGAATTCATCAAATTCTAATGTTTCGTGTATTATACACCGCTAACTCACTAATATAAGTATCCCTTTACACATagaatataataaaagTACGTCTTATGCAAATACAAACCTGAATGCCCAGGAGAATTTGCTTGATTGTAATAGATGGTTTCCAATCCTTATCTTCACTTAGTATAGATAAGCATACTGTACCTGAAGGGTATACATTTGGATGAAATAGTACAGGTGTGAATTTACATTTGGGCGGTTTGCTTGGGTAGTCGTCGGTAAACTCCATAGTTAAGGTATACTCACCACCTTCCCACATGGACCCCTGTATAAATGCATCATAAAACAGGCGTAATTTTTATTTATGCAAAAAATAGCGATATCGTAGAAATAAGTGACTGGAAGGTATATGACAAACCTTTTTCCCCGGAATTCGGCAAATCCATTTCATAATATCAAATCCACTACCATCTGGTAATGGTGCGTATTTTGCGGAGAATCCTATAGGATGGTCACGCCTCCAGTCTGCTCTCTCTTGTGAGAGCCGTTTCCTTGCGATTGTATCCATGTAATTTTGCTAAATGGCAGTCATCAAACCAGCCTACGTTATGCCTTTATAATAAGAAGAAAGTGTATCTACACCGATTTGATTTCCAATGTACGAAATTGTACCCAGTTTATTATTTATGTTTGAAGTTGAAGGATCGACAATGTGACGGGTCAAAAatggttacacatttatgaTTACATGAGGATTAGTATAGCTACTAGTTGCAAAAGTGATGGAAACTACACCAAATAAGACACAGGAAATTATTGTTAATGAGATTATTGACTTGCTCCATTACGTATTTCTTGAGGGTGTAGTGTGTACGATATGATTATTGATTGGTAAATTAGAACATGC
This is a stretch of genomic DNA from Babesia bovis T2Bo chromosome 1, whole genome shotgun sequence. It encodes these proteins:
- a CDS encoding ubiquitin conjugating enzyme family protein, whose amino-acid sequence is MDTIARKRLSQERADWRRDHPIGFSAKYAPLPDGSGFDIMKWICRIPGKKGSMWEGGEYTLTMEFTDDYPSKPPKCKFTPVLFHPNVYPSGTVCLSILSEDKDWKPSITIKQILLGIQDLLDNPNPLSPAQAEPYLLFVKNRDAYNARVRKQALENVPAAFN